In Flavobacterium sp., a single window of DNA contains:
- a CDS encoding ATP-binding protein — protein MVRNLYLKTGEEYYYLNNLKKSHSSSLNALKLSREENDSSRIAKSLYFIGDCYENSQKDSAYFYYLQAQKIYLKIHDYNKLGQMHFNKAYVLFYDGNFVECEVELTKGLSYLKNSDNLKLLYSCNTLMGNCLEKLFMYDQALKYHQLALLNLKMMKKSNIDSDEVNNFNIPSVINICNLYDLKGDHAKAINELRPLLTKNLRKNWPRLYAIVLANMAYSKMLNKDYKNVESMFLESLKIVDSLGYTSDVMYKKINLGEFYLTQNDSLRSLKTLKEAYNLSIELKNSKETLNTLKLLTRVDAKKRLFYANQYIAISDSISSVQSRTNNKYARIEYETVKVEDENKVLTKKNFYILIISFGVFLILSAISVAIYLKYKNKELRFVKQQQSDSDEIYQLLSEQQNKINAAKEEEKNKIARELHDGVMNKVYGIRMNLGFFNSKSDEKAVEKRKQYIFELQNIENEIRSISHDLNQDSFLASSDFNTLLSNLIKSQNDISKTHFNYFVDEKFEWEKVENIYKINFYRIIQEALLNIQKYAQASKVDVKIELIDKEVLQLSIIDDGVGFDIHTVKRGIGLSNIKERTNSLKGQFEVNSKVGAGTEIIVTFTI, from the coding sequence ATGGTTCGAAATTTATACTTAAAGACAGGCGAAGAATATTACTATCTTAATAATTTAAAAAAATCACATTCTTCTAGTTTAAATGCTTTAAAGTTGTCACGAGAAGAAAATGATAGTTCCAGAATTGCAAAATCGCTGTATTTTATTGGAGATTGTTACGAGAACTCTCAAAAAGACAGTGCCTATTTCTACTATCTTCAGGCTCAAAAAATTTACTTAAAAATTCACGATTACAATAAATTAGGGCAAATGCACTTTAATAAAGCCTATGTTCTTTTTTATGACGGGAATTTTGTTGAATGCGAAGTCGAACTTACAAAAGGGCTAAGTTATTTAAAAAACTCCGATAATTTAAAGCTTTTATACTCCTGCAATACCTTAATGGGGAATTGTTTAGAGAAATTGTTTATGTACGATCAGGCTTTAAAATACCATCAGTTGGCATTGTTGAATTTGAAGATGATGAAAAAAAGCAATATTGATAGTGATGAAGTTAATAATTTTAACATCCCATCCGTGATTAATATTTGCAATCTTTATGATTTAAAAGGAGATCATGCCAAAGCTATTAATGAATTAAGGCCTCTGCTTACTAAAAATTTAAGGAAAAATTGGCCTCGCCTTTATGCTATTGTTTTAGCGAATATGGCGTATTCTAAAATGCTGAATAAAGACTATAAAAATGTAGAATCTATGTTTTTGGAATCTTTAAAAATCGTTGACAGTTTGGGATATACTTCTGATGTGATGTATAAAAAAATAAATTTAGGAGAGTTTTATTTAACCCAAAACGATTCCTTAAGATCTTTAAAAACTTTAAAAGAAGCCTATAATTTATCGATTGAATTAAAAAACAGTAAAGAAACTCTCAATACATTAAAATTACTGACGAGAGTTGATGCTAAAAAAAGACTTTTTTATGCCAATCAATATATTGCGATTAGTGACAGTATAAGCAGTGTTCAGAGCCGGACAAATAATAAATATGCCAGAATTGAATATGAAACGGTTAAAGTTGAAGATGAAAACAAAGTTTTAACCAAGAAGAATTTTTATATTCTGATTATTTCGTTTGGAGTTTTTTTAATTCTGTCAGCCATTTCGGTAGCTATTTACTTAAAATATAAAAATAAAGAATTGCGGTTTGTAAAACAACAGCAAAGCGACAGCGATGAAATTTATCAGCTTTTAAGTGAACAGCAAAACAAAATTAACGCCGCAAAAGAAGAAGAAAAAAATAAAATTGCCAGAGAACTTCATGACGGCGTAATGAATAAAGTATATGGCATAAGGATGAATTTGGGATTTTTTAATTCTAAATCAGATGAAAAAGCTGTCGAAAAAAGAAAACAATACATTTTTGAATTACAGAATATAGAAAATGAAATTAGATCGATATCTCACGATCTTAATCAGGATTCATTTTTAGCGAGCAGTGATTTTAATACGCTTTTATCTAATTTAATCAAAAGTCAGAATGATATAAGCAAAACGCATTTTAATTATTTTGTTGATGAAAAATTCGAATGGGAAAAAGTCGAAAATATTTATAAAATAAACTTTTACCGCATTATTCAGGAAGCACTTCTAAATATTCAAAAATATGCCCAGGCATCAAAAGTAGATGTAAAAATTGAACTTATAGATAAAGAGGTTTTACAATTGTCGATTATCGACGATGGTGTAGGCTTCGATATTCATACAGTAAAAAGAGGGATTGGTTTATCTAACATAAAAGAAAGAACCAATTCGTTAAAAGGTCAGTTTGAAGTAAACTCCAAAGTAGGAGCAGGTACAGAAATAATAGTAACTTTTACTATTTAG
- a CDS encoding response regulator, which translates to MSLTILIVDDHPMTVDSYVNLLSDDSFDTTEPTFLKKYNCETAYKTMLLMEKQNSKIDFAIFDVNLPSYEEANITDGIDLALTIRKTHPLCKVLLLTMHTEAFIVNRIIKSINPDGFISKSEVNFESFPDICKKILKGEVIYSDEIIKSQKKLTHRNLNWDEYDSQILILLSQGVKTVNIPNHIPLSMSSVEKRKANIKSNLLLEKGGDTELINKARQLGLI; encoded by the coding sequence ATGTCACTCACTATATTGATTGTTGATGATCACCCAATGACAGTTGACAGCTATGTTAACCTGCTGTCTGATGATAGTTTTGACACAACCGAACCTACTTTCCTCAAAAAATACAATTGCGAAACAGCATACAAAACTATGTTGCTGATGGAAAAACAAAACTCTAAAATTGATTTTGCAATTTTTGATGTTAATCTTCCGTCTTATGAAGAAGCAAATATTACAGACGGTATAGATTTAGCACTTACGATTAGAAAAACTCATCCTTTGTGTAAGGTTTTATTATTAACCATGCATACAGAAGCTTTTATAGTAAACAGAATTATAAAATCAATTAACCCTGATGGTTTTATATCTAAAAGCGAAGTTAATTTTGAATCATTCCCGGACATTTGCAAGAAGATTCTAAAAGGCGAAGTGATTTATAGCGATGAAATTATCAAATCACAAAAAAAGCTGACGCATCGTAACCTGAATTGGGACGAATACGACAGCCAGATTTTAATTTTGCTTTCACAAGGTGTAAAAACAGTTAATATTCCAAATCACATTCCGCTTTCAATGAGTTCTGTTGAAAAACGAAAAGCGAATATCAAAAGTAATTTGTTATTAGAAAAAGGCGGCGATACAGAGCTTATAAATAAAGCAAGACAATTAGGCCTTATATAA
- the metQ gene encoding methionine ABC transporter substrate-binding lipoprotein MetQ yields the protein MKINFLKTAGILALSLVLANCGKSKNNDPHFIKVGVASGPELKVAEAAKKVAKEKFGLEVELVSFNDYVIPNEALSQGDIDANAFQHKPYLDEQSKQRGYKLAIIGNTFVYPIAAYSKKIKTLSELQNESTIIIPNDPTNGGRSLLLLQKNSLLKLKEGVGLLPKVTDIVSNPKNLKILELEAPQLPRALDDANVSIAIINNTFASAAGLVPSRDALFIEDKESPYVNLVVSREDNKNEEKVKQFLQAFQSPEVEQAAIREFKGGAVKGW from the coding sequence ATGAAAATAAATTTCTTGAAAACAGCCGGAATTTTAGCTTTATCGTTGGTTTTAGCTAATTGCGGAAAAAGTAAAAATAATGATCCGCATTTTATAAAAGTTGGTGTAGCTTCTGGACCGGAATTAAAAGTGGCTGAAGCTGCCAAAAAAGTTGCCAAAGAGAAATTCGGACTTGAGGTTGAATTAGTTTCTTTTAATGATTATGTTATTCCAAATGAAGCTTTAAGTCAGGGTGATATCGATGCAAATGCTTTTCAGCATAAACCATATTTAGATGAGCAGTCTAAACAGCGTGGTTATAAATTAGCAATTATAGGGAATACATTCGTTTATCCGATTGCGGCTTATTCAAAAAAGATAAAAACACTTTCGGAATTACAAAATGAAAGCACGATTATTATTCCAAATGACCCAACAAACGGCGGACGTTCCTTATTGCTTTTGCAGAAAAATAGTTTGCTAAAATTAAAAGAAGGAGTTGGTTTATTACCTAAAGTAACAGATATTGTAAGTAACCCTAAAAACTTAAAAATATTAGAATTAGAAGCACCTCAATTGCCTCGTGCGTTAGACGACGCAAACGTTTCTATTGCTATTATTAATAATACTTTTGCTTCTGCAGCAGGTTTAGTTCCGTCTAGGGATGCGTTGTTTATTGAGGATAAAGAATCTCCTTATGTAAACTTAGTTGTAAGTAGAGAAGACAATAAAAATGAAGAAAAAGTAAAACAGTTTCTGCAGGCTTTTCAATCTCCGGAAGTAGAACAGGCTGCTATTCGTGAGTTTAAAGGCGGTGCCGTAAAAGGCTGGTAA
- a CDS encoding methionine ABC transporter permease MetI, whose product MSDSIIDLLLKGTWETIVMTFVSGFFGFLIGLPTGVLLFLTRKNQILEQPVLNKTLSVLVNVFRSIPFIILIVWMIPFTRAIVGTSIGVSAALVPLSIGAAPFIARLVENSLLSLPSGLIEAARALGATPFQIVYKVLLPEALPSLINAASITLITLVGYSAMGGAVGAGGLGQVGYQYGYIGYDAVTMNSVLFLLVVLVFLIQFAGDRLSKHFDHR is encoded by the coding sequence ATGTCTGATTCTATTATAGACTTATTGTTAAAAGGAACCTGGGAAACAATTGTTATGACATTTGTATCGGGATTTTTCGGTTTCTTAATCGGACTTCCAACGGGAGTTTTGCTTTTTCTAACCCGAAAAAATCAAATATTGGAGCAGCCGGTTTTAAACAAAACATTGTCCGTTTTAGTAAATGTATTTCGTTCAATTCCTTTCATTATTTTAATCGTTTGGATGATTCCGTTTACGCGTGCCATTGTAGGAACTTCGATTGGTGTTAGTGCTGCTTTGGTTCCGTTGAGTATTGGTGCGGCGCCGTTTATTGCCCGTTTAGTAGAAAACAGTTTATTGAGTCTTCCATCAGGATTAATTGAAGCTGCAAGAGCTTTAGGAGCAACACCTTTTCAGATTGTATATAAAGTATTACTTCCGGAAGCTTTGCCATCTTTAATAAATGCCGCTTCGATTACTTTAATTACACTAGTTGGTTATTCTGCAATGGGCGGTGCAGTTGGAGCAGGCGGACTGGGACAGGTTGGTTATCAATATGGTTATATTGGTTATGATGCCGTTACAATGAATTCGGTTTTGTTTTTACTGGTCGTTTTAGTATTTCTGATTCAGTTTGCCGGAGACCGATTATCAAAGCATTTCGACCACAGATAA
- the metN gene encoding methionine ABC transporter ATP-binding protein MetN, producing MIELKNVTKTFHQKDRIVSALSDVSLTVPPGKIFGVIGTSGAGKSTLIRCVNLLERPTSGEIIVDGKALMQLSNAELAIERRQIGMIFQHFNLLSSRTVFDNVAFPLELAGTSKNEIKIRVLELLQLVGLSEKANDYPASLSGGQKQRVAIARTLANNPKVLLCDEATSALDPATTRSILNLLKDINSRLNITVLLITHQMEVVKSICDEVAVISHGKLIEQGSVGEIFADPKHELTKEFISSSLHLEIPAVYEEKLQKEDNGTLNPLLKLEMTGKSVNEPVISEVSRLFDTNFKIVSAQMDQAGDVNFGVMLIELSGKRENYDAAIQYFISKHIKTEIIGYV from the coding sequence ATGATTGAATTAAAAAATGTTACCAAAACTTTTCACCAGAAAGACAGAATTGTTTCTGCTCTATCTGATGTTTCGCTTACAGTTCCGCCGGGAAAAATCTTTGGTGTAATAGGAACTTCCGGAGCTGGGAAAAGTACACTTATCCGATGTGTGAATCTTTTAGAAAGACCAACTTCGGGAGAAATTATTGTTGATGGAAAAGCCTTAATGCAGCTTTCAAACGCTGAATTAGCAATTGAAAGAAGACAAATAGGAATGATTTTTCAGCATTTTAACCTGCTTTCTTCAAGAACTGTTTTTGATAATGTGGCTTTTCCGCTTGAATTGGCCGGAACGTCTAAAAACGAAATTAAAATACGCGTTTTAGAATTATTGCAATTGGTTGGTTTGTCTGAAAAAGCAAATGATTATCCTGCAAGCCTTTCGGGCGGACAGAAACAAAGAGTTGCCATTGCAAGAACTTTGGCCAATAATCCAAAAGTTTTGTTGTGTGACGAAGCTACAAGTGCGCTTGATCCGGCAACAACACGTTCTATTTTAAATCTGCTTAAAGATATTAACAGTCGTTTAAACATCACTGTTTTATTAATTACACACCAAATGGAAGTCGTAAAATCAATTTGTGATGAAGTTGCGGTTATCAGCCACGGAAAACTAATTGAGCAGGGAAGTGTAGGTGAAATTTTTGCAGACCCCAAACATGAACTAACTAAAGAATTTATTTCTTCGTCGCTTCATCTGGAAATTCCAGCCGTTTACGAAGAGAAATTGCAAAAAGAAGATAACGGGACTTTAAATCCATTATTGAAGCTTGAAATGACCGGAAAATCTGTAAATGAGCCTGTTATTTCAGAAGTATCAAGATTGTTTGATACCAATTTTAAAATCGTAAGCGCACAGATGGATCAGGCTGGAGATGTCAATTTTGGCGTTATGCTGATTGAATTATCAGGGAAACGTGAAAACTATGATGCGGCGATTCAATATTTTATTTCAAAACACATTAAAACAGAAATTATAGGTTATGTCTGA
- a CDS encoding NADP-dependent oxidoreductase, with product MKAVVLQQNLEFRLENVETPQPEDSQIQVKIIASGFNPIDYQMTENGSERKLLHSPILGREFSGIVSAIGKNVTNFKIGDFVFCGSGSMGSNGTYAEYICIPEAIAEHKPENISFEEAAVIPSAGLTALQAFNRMKVSVTDSIFINGAAGGVGNILIKILIAKGFTNFTVTAGNVNSIKSLIAIGVKPKQIINYKREEVYDTAFSLNKNKKFDIVVDLVGNASAETAAKLLKINGIYIDITNFSTSESRDVLFSKGATIHNISNYAYGLEKRYDYYKNGLKELSNLLENKFITPPAIAVIGDLNAETVKNALTILRENKTEGKKLIMQTGAKN from the coding sequence ATGAAAGCAGTAGTATTACAGCAAAATCTTGAATTTAGATTAGAAAATGTTGAAACGCCACAACCTGAGGATTCTCAAATTCAGGTCAAAATTATAGCATCGGGTTTCAATCCAATTGATTACCAAATGACAGAAAATGGATCGGAAAGAAAGCTTCTACATTCTCCTATCCTGGGACGAGAGTTTTCTGGAATTGTTTCCGCAATTGGCAAAAACGTGACCAATTTTAAAATTGGTGATTTCGTATTCTGCGGATCGGGAAGTATGGGGTCTAACGGAACTTATGCTGAATATATTTGTATTCCTGAAGCCATTGCAGAACACAAACCCGAAAACATTTCTTTTGAAGAAGCTGCAGTAATTCCGTCAGCAGGTTTAACTGCTTTGCAGGCCTTTAACAGAATGAAGGTTTCCGTAACAGATTCGATATTTATTAACGGCGCAGCTGGCGGAGTGGGAAATATTTTAATTAAGATTCTTATCGCTAAAGGTTTTACCAATTTTACGGTAACGGCTGGAAATGTAAATAGTATAAAATCTTTGATTGCAATTGGCGTAAAGCCGAAGCAGATTATCAATTATAAAAGAGAAGAAGTTTACGATACAGCATTTTCTTTAAATAAAAATAAAAAGTTTGATATAGTTGTTGATTTAGTTGGAAATGCTTCTGCTGAAACGGCAGCTAAACTATTGAAAATAAACGGAATTTATATCGATATAACTAATTTCTCAACTTCAGAATCCCGAGATGTTTTATTTTCAAAAGGAGCTACAATTCATAATATTTCCAATTATGCTTACGGACTTGAAAAAAGATATGATTATTATAAAAACGGTTTAAAAGAGTTATCTAATTTATTAGAAAATAAATTTATTACACCGCCGGCAATTGCTGTAATTGGAGATTTAAATGCAGAAACTGTAAAAAATGCGCTTACAATATTGCGGGAAAATAAAACTGAGGGCAAAAAATTAATAATGCAGACAGGCGCCAAAAACTAA
- a CDS encoding aminotransferase class V-fold PLP-dependent enzyme gives MNAIESTSKPTEAECYFFKFRENTVGINHTFESVYGEQNLVYADWVASGRLYTPIEDIMLNKIGPMIANTHSLSSQTGKTSTYAYQHARDIIKKAVNANESDVLVTTGTGMTAALSKLQRFLGLRKYDENDKPVVFITHMEHHSNQVSWYETNAEVVILPPDENNLVDPKILSEEIKKYAHRSLKIGSFTACSNVTGIITPYYELAKIMHQNDGLCFVDFAASAPYVKIDMHPKDPEEQLDAIFFSPHKFLGGPGTCGVLVFNEKLYQSDFPDNPGGGNVKWTNPLGKYCYSDVIEVREDGGTPGFLQVIRAALALELKEQMGVENIKKREKELLNLCFSRLQKIKGLSILGDLTTERIGCVSFVIEDIHYNLIVRLLNDRFGIQVRGGWSCASTYAHYLFNINEKKSAEITNELLQRNQTNKPGWVRLSLHPIMTNEELFYICNAVEKVALHYKKWQKDYEYNSVSNEFENPEIKDSIANEVNEWFKLK, from the coding sequence ATGAATGCTATTGAATCAACATCAAAACCAACTGAAGCAGAATGTTACTTTTTTAAATTTAGAGAAAACACTGTTGGTATAAACCACACTTTTGAATCGGTATACGGAGAACAAAACTTGGTATATGCTGATTGGGTTGCCAGCGGAAGATTATATACGCCCATTGAAGATATTATGCTCAATAAAATTGGTCCGATGATTGCCAATACGCATTCACTTTCTAGCCAGACAGGAAAAACTTCAACATACGCTTATCAACATGCCAGAGACATCATAAAAAAGGCTGTTAATGCCAATGAATCAGATGTTTTAGTAACTACAGGAACCGGAATGACAGCGGCTTTATCAAAATTACAGCGCTTTTTGGGGTTAAGAAAGTATGATGAAAATGATAAACCTGTCGTTTTTATTACCCACATGGAGCATCATTCGAATCAGGTTTCCTGGTATGAAACGAATGCTGAGGTTGTGATTCTGCCTCCAGATGAAAATAATTTGGTTGATCCCAAAATTCTTTCTGAAGAGATTAAAAAATATGCTCATCGAAGCTTAAAAATAGGTTCGTTTACCGCTTGTTCGAATGTTACAGGAATTATTACGCCTTATTATGAATTGGCCAAAATAATGCATCAAAACGACGGACTTTGTTTTGTTGATTTTGCAGCTTCGGCGCCTTATGTAAAAATTGATATGCATCCAAAAGATCCTGAAGAACAATTAGATGCTATTTTCTTTTCGCCACATAAATTCTTAGGCGGTCCCGGAACTTGCGGCGTTTTGGTTTTTAATGAAAAATTATACCAATCTGATTTTCCGGATAATCCGGGAGGCGGAAATGTAAAATGGACCAATCCTTTAGGAAAATATTGTTACAGCGATGTGATTGAAGTTCGCGAAGATGGCGGAACTCCGGGTTTTCTGCAGGTAATCAGAGCAGCTTTGGCTTTAGAATTAAAAGAGCAGATGGGAGTAGAGAACATCAAAAAAAGAGAAAAAGAACTGCTTAATCTCTGTTTTTCAAGACTTCAAAAAATAAAAGGTTTATCTATTTTAGGAGATTTAACGACTGAAAGAATTGGCTGTGTATCTTTTGTAATCGAAGATATTCATTATAATCTGATCGTAAGGCTTTTAAATGACCGTTTTGGAATTCAGGTTCGCGGCGGCTGGTCGTGTGCGAGTACTTATGCGCATTATCTTTTCAACATAAATGAAAAGAAATCAGCAGAAATTACAAACGAATTATTACAGCGTAATCAAACCAATAAACCGGGCTGGGTTCGTTTATCACTGCATCCAATAATGACAAACGAAGAACTTTTTTACATCTGTAATGCTGTTGAAAAAGTAGCTTTACACTATAAAAAATGGCAGAAAGATTACGAGTATAATTCTGTTTCAAATGAATTTGAAAATCCGGAAATAAAAGATTCAATTGCAAATGAAGTGAACGAATGGTTTAAGTTAAAATAA
- a CDS encoding TlpA disulfide reductase family protein produces MKKILLGAALFLGVIQTQAQENNLQLKGTVADTIVPYVYLQKFHNKMFTTIDSVKVTDGNFSFKTKVKTPELYGLSVNTQSSPLYVFLEKTPIIVKLSPKKYYSTSVVEGSVSQDLFEKYKKSNDIEISKFITENPKSIVSAYVLYRNWSYRLSPEQIRQNIALLDKSLQNTTYVKELKDLALVLDGLAVGKKAPDFTANDPQGKPVHFYENLKGYTLVDFWASWCGPCRRENPNVVAAYKEFHDKGFNIVGVSLDKKKENWIKRIQDDNLSWTHVSDLLFWNSAVAKLYGVRAIPGNYLVDSNGIIVAKNLQGEELQATLKLLLDKKI; encoded by the coding sequence ATGAAAAAAATACTATTAGGAGCGGCTTTGTTTCTGGGCGTAATACAAACTCAGGCGCAGGAAAATAATTTACAGTTAAAAGGAACCGTGGCAGATACAATTGTGCCATACGTTTATCTGCAGAAATTTCATAATAAGATGTTTACCACAATCGATTCGGTAAAAGTAACAGATGGAAATTTTAGTTTCAAAACTAAAGTCAAAACTCCCGAATTATACGGATTAAGCGTAAATACACAAAGTTCTCCACTATATGTTTTCCTTGAGAAAACGCCAATTATAGTAAAATTAAGTCCAAAGAAATATTATAGTACTTCCGTGGTTGAAGGTTCTGTTTCTCAGGATTTATTCGAAAAATACAAAAAATCGAATGATATAGAAATCAGCAAATTCATTACTGAGAATCCAAAATCAATTGTTTCGGCTTATGTTTTATACAGAAACTGGTCATACAGATTGTCTCCGGAACAAATTAGACAAAATATTGCCTTGCTGGATAAAAGTCTTCAAAATACCACTTACGTGAAAGAACTAAAAGATCTGGCGCTTGTTTTAGATGGATTAGCAGTTGGCAAAAAAGCACCTGATTTTACAGCCAATGATCCACAGGGAAAACCAGTTCATTTTTATGAAAATCTGAAAGGATATACTTTGGTTGATTTTTGGGCTTCATGGTGCGGGCCATGCCGAAGAGAAAATCCAAATGTCGTAGCTGCTTACAAAGAATTTCATGATAAAGGATTCAACATTGTTGGGGTTTCTCTGGATAAAAAGAAAGAAAACTGGATTAAAAGAATTCAGGATGATAATTTAAGCTGGACACATGTTTCTGATTTGCTTTTCTGGAATAGCGCTGTTGCCAAATTATATGGCGTAAGAGCTATTCCCGGAAATTATTTAGTGGATTCAAACGGAATAATTGTCGCAAAAAATCTTCAGGGAGAAGAGTTACAAGCAACATTAAAATTGCTTTTAGATAAAAAGATTTAG
- a CDS encoding nitronate monooxygenase, with protein MWYNTKAKELLGIEYPILQGPFGGNLSTVELVAAVSNLGGLGGYGAYTNTPQEIYEIDKQIKAATNKPYNINLWVSDHDIPAGGLTDEQFNKAIAVYKPYYDEVGIALPEKPAPFQSRFENQLEVILDIRPKVFSFMFGVPSDDVLEQCRRLGIITVGAATTLDEAIFLDSKGVDMIIASGFEAGGHRPSFLKDAESSVTGTFVLLQLMREKIKTPIIAAGGIADGKGIAAALTLGASAAQIGTAFLAVDESNALPIHREMLFSEASKNTTLSRAYTGRLGRGITSRIAKDMTGKETDILPFPLQTTFIAPLRKAAIEQQKWDMILFWGGQISPILKHTKAKDLMYSLIEETTAYFDGLKL; from the coding sequence ATGTGGTACAATACAAAAGCTAAAGAATTATTAGGAATTGAATATCCAATTCTGCAGGGACCTTTTGGAGGCAATCTTTCTACAGTAGAATTGGTTGCTGCGGTTTCTAACCTCGGCGGACTTGGCGGTTACGGTGCCTATACCAATACTCCGCAGGAAATTTATGAAATTGATAAACAAATAAAAGCGGCGACAAATAAACCGTATAATATAAATCTTTGGGTTTCAGATCATGATATTCCCGCGGGTGGTTTAACAGACGAACAGTTTAATAAAGCTATAGCCGTTTATAAGCCGTATTATGATGAAGTGGGAATTGCGCTGCCGGAAAAACCAGCACCATTTCAATCAAGATTTGAAAATCAATTAGAAGTAATTTTAGACATTCGTCCAAAGGTTTTCAGCTTTATGTTTGGCGTTCCTTCAGATGATGTTTTAGAACAATGCCGCCGATTAGGTATTATAACGGTTGGAGCAGCAACAACTCTTGATGAAGCTATTTTTCTGGATAGCAAAGGAGTTGATATGATTATAGCTTCTGGTTTTGAAGCCGGCGGACATCGTCCTTCTTTCCTAAAAGATGCCGAATCATCTGTAACCGGAACTTTTGTATTGCTGCAATTGATGCGTGAAAAAATAAAAACGCCAATTATTGCCGCCGGAGGTATTGCCGATGGAAAAGGAATTGCGGCCGCTTTAACTTTAGGAGCAAGTGCGGCTCAAATTGGTACGGCATTTTTAGCTGTCGACGAATCGAATGCATTACCAATTCACAGGGAAATGCTTTTTTCTGAAGCTTCAAAAAATACTACACTTTCCCGTGCCTATACCGGAAGACTCGGACGCGGAATTACAAGCCGAATTGCAAAAGATATGACAGGAAAAGAAACAGATATACTTCCGTTTCCATTACAGACTACTTTTATTGCACCATTAAGAAAAGCGGCAATTGAACAACAAAAATGGGATATGATTCTATTTTGGGGCGGACAGATTTCTCCAATTTTAAAACATACAAAAGCCAAAGATTTGATGTATTCATTAATTGAAGAAACGACAGCCTATTTTGATGGATTAAAGTTATAA
- a CDS encoding nuclear transport factor 2 family protein, translating to MKTILLTAFMLWNFQGIKAQTNIKMENQKEIQAITDAIENYYFKGIYEGDEILLGKIFQPGTLLFGDVKGQPYFKTFDLYLDGVKNRQSPKDSGKPFKGEILHISVVNSIAVAELNVKMYNFNYRDFLSFHKINGQWLIVNKMLTDTSK from the coding sequence ATGAAAACTATTTTATTAACTGCTTTTATGCTCTGGAATTTTCAGGGCATAAAAGCTCAAACTAATATTAAAATGGAAAATCAAAAGGAAATTCAGGCTATTACAGATGCTATAGAAAACTATTATTTTAAAGGCATTTATGAAGGTGATGAAATACTGTTAGGGAAAATTTTTCAGCCCGGAACATTGTTATTTGGAGATGTAAAAGGCCAGCCTTATTTTAAAACTTTCGATTTGTATTTAGACGGCGTTAAAAATCGACAAAGCCCAAAAGATTCCGGCAAACCTTTTAAAGGTGAAATTCTGCATATAAGTGTTGTCAATTCTATTGCTGTAGCGGAATTAAATGTTAAAATGTACAACTTTAATTATCGGGATTTTTTATCTTTCCATAAGATTAACGGCCAATGGCTGATCGTGAATAAAATGCTGACAGACACAAGCAAATAA